A window of the Polaribacter sp. HaHaR_3_91 genome harbors these coding sequences:
- the rimK gene encoding 30S ribosomal protein S6--L-glutamate ligase → MRIVILSRNPKLYSTRRLVESAEKRGHEVMVVDHLKCNIEIEKRSPKIFYKGEYLENIDAIIPRIGASVTFYGTAVIRQFEMMKVFSAVSSQALVKSRDKLSSLQILARAGVGLPKTVFTNYTKDVEHVVESVGGAPLILKLLEGTQGLGVVLAETKNAATSVLEAFNGLGARVIAQEFIKEAGGADIRAFVVDGKVIGAMKRQGKEGEFRSNLHRGGNATVIELTDEEEKTALKATKALGLGVAGVDMLQSSKGPLVLEVNSSPGLEGIEVATGKNIAKEIIRYLEIHVE, encoded by the coding sequence ATGAGAATTGTAATTCTGTCTAGAAATCCTAAATTGTATTCAACTAGAAGATTGGTAGAATCCGCCGAAAAAAGAGGTCATGAAGTAATGGTTGTAGACCATTTAAAATGTAACATTGAAATTGAAAAAAGATCGCCAAAAATATTTTATAAAGGTGAATATTTAGAAAACATTGATGCTATTATACCAAGAATTGGTGCTTCTGTAACTTTTTATGGAACTGCTGTTATTCGTCAATTTGAAATGATGAAAGTATTTTCTGCAGTTTCTTCTCAAGCTTTAGTAAAATCTAGAGATAAATTAAGCAGTTTACAAATTTTAGCAAGAGCTGGTGTTGGGTTGCCAAAAACAGTTTTCACCAACTACACAAAAGATGTAGAACACGTAGTAGAATCTGTTGGTGGAGCCCCTTTAATTTTAAAATTATTGGAAGGAACACAAGGTTTAGGTGTTGTTTTGGCTGAAACCAAAAACGCTGCAACTTCCGTTTTAGAAGCTTTTAATGGATTGGGTGCAAGAGTAATTGCGCAAGAATTTATTAAAGAAGCTGGTGGTGCAGATATTAGAGCTTTTGTAGTTGATGGTAAAGTAATTGGTGCTATGAAACGCCAAGGAAAAGAAGGAGAATTCCGTTCTAATTTACACAGAGGTGGTAATGCAACTGTCATAGAATTGACAGACGAAGAAGAAAAAACTGCCTTAAAAGCAACCAAAGCTTTAGGTTTGGGTGTTGCCGGAGTAGATATGTTACAATCATCTAAAGGACCTTTGGTATTAGAAGTAAATTCTTCTCCAGGTTTAGAGGGAATTGAGGTAGCAACTGGTAAAAATATCGCGAAAGAAATAATTCGTTATTTAGAAATTCATGTCGAGTAA
- a CDS encoding RimK/LysX family protein: MKITIGRVDKADFPELHLEDIDLKIDSGAYTSSIHCSNIEEITIDGKNFIRFKLLDPEHPFYNNKEFTTKNYASKLVKSSNGISEKRFLVETEIVIFNEIFPIHLTLSERKDMKFPILLGRKFLNKKFVIDTTKTNLSHKLKNKI, from the coding sequence ATGAAAATAACCATTGGTCGTGTTGATAAAGCAGATTTCCCGGAACTCCATTTAGAAGACATCGATTTAAAAATTGACTCTGGCGCTTATACATCATCAATACATTGTTCTAATATTGAAGAAATAACCATAGACGGAAAAAATTTCATCAGGTTTAAGCTATTAGATCCAGAGCATCCATTTTACAATAATAAGGAGTTTACTACAAAAAATTATGCTTCTAAATTGGTGAAAAGCTCGAATGGAATTTCAGAAAAAAGGTTTTTAGTTGAAACTGAAATTGTAATTTTCAACGAAATATTCCCTATTCATTTAACATTAAGTGAACGTAAAGACATGAAGTTTCCGATCTTGCTTGGAAGAAAATTTTTAAATAAAAAATTCGTGATAGACACTACAAAGACAAACTTATCACACAAATTAAAAAATAAAATATAA
- a CDS encoding NAD(P)-dependent oxidoreductase yields MKKPTIGFIGLGLMGGNMVENLQKRGYELTVMDLNKDEVATVIARGNATEASSPKELAEKSDIIMFCLTTSAVVEKIVYGEDGILAGIKEGTVLIDFGTSIPASTIKIGKDLAAKGAGMIDAPLGRTPAHAKDGLLNIMAAGDKATFDKVKPVLDEQGENVFYLGALGAGHTTKLINNFMGMTTVVAMSQAFAAAKLAGVDTQQLFDIMSSGPSNSPFMKFCKHYAVDNVSDLGFSINNANKDLGYFVQMMNDLGTTSKIAEATSANLQAAVAADMGSGNVPEIFDYFTSLKK; encoded by the coding sequence ATGAAAAAACCTACTATCGGATTTATCGGACTTGGCCTTATGGGTGGTAACATGGTTGAAAATTTGCAAAAAAGAGGTTATGAGTTAACAGTAATGGACCTTAACAAAGATGAGGTTGCAACTGTAATAGCTCGTGGTAATGCTACCGAAGCTAGCTCTCCTAAGGAATTAGCAGAAAAAAGTGATATTATAATGTTTTGTTTAACTACATCTGCTGTAGTTGAAAAGATTGTTTACGGTGAAGATGGAATTTTAGCCGGTATTAAAGAAGGTACTGTTTTAATTGATTTTGGAACTTCAATTCCTGCATCTACGATTAAGATTGGTAAAGATTTAGCAGCTAAAGGAGCTGGTATGATTGATGCACCTTTAGGTCGTACACCTGCACATGCAAAAGACGGATTATTAAATATCATGGCAGCTGGAGATAAAGCTACTTTTGATAAAGTAAAACCAGTTTTAGATGAGCAAGGAGAGAATGTGTTTTATTTAGGAGCTTTAGGAGCAGGTCATACAACTAAGTTAATTAATAACTTTATGGGGATGACTACTGTTGTTGCAATGTCTCAGGCTTTTGCTGCTGCAAAACTTGCAGGAGTAGATACACAACAATTGTTTGATATTATGTCTTCTGGACCGTCAAACTCTCCATTCATGAAATTTTGTAAACATTACGCAGTAGATAACGTAAGTGATTTAGGTTTTTCTATTAACAATGCAAATAAAGATTTAGGTTATTTTGTTCAGATGATGAACGATTTAGGTACTACTTCTAAAATAGCAGAAGCTACTTCTGCAAACCTTCAAGCAGCTGTAGCGGCTGATATGGGAAGCGGAAACGTTCCTGAAATTTTCGATTACTTTACAAGTTTAAAGAAATAA
- a CDS encoding NAD(P)/FAD-dependent oxidoreductase, translated as MVKEIQLRVNLIEERKENILLYKASKQLSLDKSEISAVKVLRKSIDARKKDIIFNYKVAVYINEKVPDKSDYTFEYKDVSNAKEVHIIGFGPAGMYAALRCIELGYKPIVLERGKNVQDRRRDLKAINQDHFVNEDSNYCFGEGGAGTYSDGKLYTRSLKRGDVRRIFENLVFHGATEQILVDAHPHIGTNKLPKIIENVRENILKYGGEIHFETRVTDFTVKNNKLQAIHLKNGKEMAVNSVILATGHSARDIYELLHKKEIALKAKSFAMGVRVEHPQEIIDQIQYHCSGERDELLPAAAYSLVHQVNNRGVYSFCMCPGGFIVPAATANGEVVVNGMSPSRRNNRFANSGIVVELDIDKDFKKYEQFGPLKGLEFQKDLEKIAFFAGGRTQTAPAQRLVDFVDGRLSNDLNDCSYQPGLKSAPLHSLLPKIIGGRLRKGFAAFGQKMHGYYTNEANIIGVESRTSSPVNIPRKESLEHTEIEGLYPCGEGGGYAGGIVSAAMDGERCAEAAIAKL; from the coding sequence ATGGTAAAAGAAATTCAACTTCGAGTAAATTTAATAGAAGAACGTAAAGAAAACATCTTATTATACAAAGCTTCTAAGCAATTAAGCCTTGATAAAAGTGAAATTTCTGCTGTTAAAGTATTGCGTAAATCTATAGATGCACGTAAAAAAGACATCATATTTAACTACAAAGTAGCCGTTTATATCAATGAAAAAGTACCAGATAAATCTGATTATACTTTTGAATATAAAGATGTTTCTAATGCCAAAGAAGTACATATTATTGGTTTTGGACCCGCAGGAATGTACGCTGCTTTGCGTTGTATAGAATTAGGTTACAAACCAATTGTTTTAGAACGTGGAAAAAATGTACAAGATAGAAGGCGTGATTTAAAAGCCATCAATCAAGATCATTTTGTAAACGAAGATTCTAATTATTGTTTTGGTGAAGGTGGAGCCGGAACCTATTCTGATGGAAAACTCTACACACGCTCATTAAAACGTGGTGATGTTAGAAGAATTTTTGAAAATTTAGTTTTTCATGGAGCAACAGAACAAATTTTGGTAGATGCACACCCTCATATTGGAACCAATAAATTACCAAAAATCATCGAGAATGTTCGTGAGAATATTTTAAAGTACGGTGGAGAAATTCATTTTGAAACTCGTGTTACCGATTTTACTGTAAAAAACAATAAACTACAAGCTATCCATCTTAAAAACGGAAAAGAAATGGCTGTGAATTCAGTTATTTTAGCAACCGGACATTCGGCTAGAGATATATACGAATTACTACACAAGAAAGAGATTGCTTTAAAAGCAAAGTCTTTTGCGATGGGCGTTCGTGTAGAACATCCGCAAGAAATTATAGATCAAATTCAATATCATTGTTCAGGAGAAAGAGACGAATTGTTACCAGCAGCAGCTTATAGCTTGGTACACCAAGTAAATAATAGAGGTGTATATTCTTTTTGTATGTGTCCTGGTGGATTTATTGTTCCTGCAGCTACTGCAAACGGTGAAGTTGTTGTAAACGGAATGTCGCCTTCTCGTAGAAATAATCGTTTTGCAAATTCAGGAATTGTTGTTGAATTAGATATTGATAAAGATTTTAAGAAATACGAACAGTTTGGACCTTTAAAAGGATTAGAATTTCAAAAAGATTTAGAAAAAATAGCCTTTTTTGCTGGAGGAAGAACACAAACAGCACCTGCACAAAGATTGGTGGATTTTGTTGACGGAAGACTTTCTAACGATTTAAATGATTGTTCATATCAACCAGGATTAAAATCGGCTCCTTTACATTCTTTATTACCTAAAATTATTGGAGGTAGATTAAGAAAAGGTTTTGCAGCATTCGGACAAAAAATGCACGGTTATTATACCAACGAAGCAAATATTATTGGAGTGGAATCTAGAACTTCATCACCGGTAAACATCCCTAGAAAAGAAAGTTTAGAACATACAGAAATAGAAGGTTTATATCCTTGTGGTGAAGGTGGTGGTTATGCTGGTGGAATTGTTTCTGCTGCCATGGATGGAGAACGTTGTGCAGAAGCTGCAATTGCAAAGTTGTAG
- a CDS encoding PPK2 family polyphosphate kinase — protein MLDKEKYKVKGTIQLTDFNTKEVIEKSKKKLKKIRKKLSDIQDTMYAEGKYSMLICLQGMDTSGKDSLIREVFKDVNARGVEVHSFKVPTELELKHDFLWRHYIALPAKGKIGVFNRTHYENVLVTRVHPEYVFGENIPTINTLEDINDAFFHERMERINNFEKHITDSGTIVLKFFLNLSKDEQKNRLLRRLNLPEKNWKFSAGDLKERKLWDKYQFCYEDLLNRTSKENAPWFIIPADDKPTARFILADIVLEELEKFNFKEPTLPAKIQDQVAAFKTQLNNE, from the coding sequence ATGCTAGACAAGGAAAAATATAAGGTAAAAGGAACTATTCAATTGACTGATTTTAATACAAAAGAAGTAATAGAAAAGTCTAAGAAGAAGCTAAAGAAAATCAGAAAAAAACTGAGTGATATTCAGGATACAATGTATGCAGAAGGCAAATATAGTATGCTTATTTGCTTACAAGGAATGGATACTTCTGGCAAAGACAGTTTAATTAGAGAGGTTTTTAAAGATGTAAATGCACGTGGAGTAGAAGTGCATAGTTTTAAAGTACCAACAGAGTTGGAATTAAAGCACGATTTTTTATGGCGTCATTATATTGCACTTCCGGCAAAAGGTAAAATAGGTGTTTTTAATAGAACACATTATGAAAACGTGTTGGTGACAAGAGTGCATCCTGAGTATGTTTTTGGAGAAAATATTCCGACCATAAATACGTTAGAAGATATCAATGATGCTTTTTTTCATGAAAGAATGGAAAGAATCAATAATTTTGAAAAGCATATTACAGATAGTGGAACCATCGTATTAAAGTTCTTTTTAAATTTGTCTAAAGACGAACAAAAGAATAGATTATTACGCAGGTTGAATTTACCTGAAAAGAATTGGAAATTTTCTGCAGGCGATTTAAAAGAACGTAAACTGTGGGATAAATACCAGTTCTGTTATGAAGATTTATTAAACAGAACTTCTAAAGAAAATGCACCTTGGTTTATAATTCCTGCGGATGACAAACCAACGGCAAGATTTATTTTAGCAGATATTGTATTAGAAGAATTAGAAAAATTTAACTTTAAAGAACCAACTTTACCTGCAAAAATTCAGGATCAAGTAGCTGCATTTAAAACACAATTAAATAACGAATAG
- a CDS encoding 3'-5' exonuclease gives MNLDLKKPIVFFDLETTGVNIATDKVVEIAILKVFPNGNKESKTWLVNPEMEIPQGSIDVHGITNEKVASEPTFKELAPQINEMIADSDLAGFNSNRFDIPLLAEELMRAGIDFDMKNRKAIDVQVIFHKKEQRTLSAGYQFYCGKELEGAHGAEADTNATYEILLAQLDKYDDIQNTVDALSEYSTHGERADFAGFILMNDKKQEIFSFGKYKGRTVEEVFKENPGYNNWMQNADFPLYTKKVLKEIKERMTAPKKQMSDKEKLEALQQKFNLR, from the coding sequence ATGAATTTAGATTTAAAGAAGCCAATCGTATTTTTCGATTTAGAAACAACAGGAGTAAACATTGCAACAGATAAAGTTGTTGAAATTGCCATATTAAAAGTATTCCCAAACGGAAATAAGGAAAGTAAAACTTGGTTGGTAAATCCGGAAATGGAAATTCCACAAGGATCTATAGATGTACATGGAATTACAAATGAAAAAGTAGCTTCAGAGCCAACTTTTAAAGAATTAGCACCACAAATTAATGAGATGATTGCAGATTCTGATTTGGCAGGTTTTAACTCTAATCGTTTTGACATCCCGCTTTTAGCGGAAGAGTTAATGAGAGCTGGTATCGACTTTGATATGAAAAATAGAAAAGCAATTGATGTGCAAGTAATTTTTCATAAAAAAGAACAAAGAACATTAAGTGCTGGATATCAGTTTTACTGCGGAAAAGAATTAGAAGGAGCACACGGAGCAGAAGCAGATACCAATGCAACGTACGAAATTTTGTTAGCTCAGTTAGATAAATATGATGACATACAAAATACTGTAGATGCTTTAAGTGAATATTCTACACACGGAGAAAGAGCAGATTTTGCTGGTTTTATTCTGATGAATGATAAAAAGCAAGAAATTTTCTCTTTCGGAAAATACAAAGGTAGAACGGTAGAAGAGGTGTTTAAAGAAAATCCTGGTTATAATAACTGGATGCAGAATGCAGATTTTCCTTTGTACACTAAAAAGGTTTTAAAAGAAATTAAAGAAAGAATGACGGCGCCAAAAAAGCAAATGTCTGACAAAGAAAAATTAGAAGCTTTACAACAGAAGTTTAATTTAAGATAG
- a CDS encoding ABC transporter ATPase has translation MFTEYKNLPNNSRVWIYQSNREFTENEINFISEKAEDFINQWTRHGDDLKGSFTIKYNQFLVLAVDESFNNVSGCSIDSSVRFIKELENGLQLDLMDKLNVTFKDNDNINLVKLFDFQKFAEENKVTADTIVFNNMVATKEDFENNWEIPAKDSWHKRFLV, from the coding sequence ATGTTTACAGAATATAAAAATTTACCAAATAATTCTCGCGTTTGGATTTACCAATCCAATAGAGAATTTACAGAGAATGAAATAAACTTTATTTCAGAAAAAGCAGAAGACTTTATTAACCAATGGACGCGTCATGGAGACGATTTAAAAGGTTCTTTTACTATCAAATACAATCAGTTTTTGGTGTTGGCAGTAGATGAAAGCTTTAACAATGTTTCTGGTTGTTCTATAGATAGTTCTGTTCGTTTTATTAAAGAATTAGAAAACGGATTACAATTAGATTTAATGGATAAATTGAATGTTACTTTTAAAGATAATGACAATATTAACTTAGTAAAATTGTTCGATTTTCAGAAGTTCGCAGAAGAAAATAAAGTAACTGCCGATACGATTGTTTTTAATAATATGGTAGCTACCAAAGAAGATTTTGAAAACAATTGGGAAATTCCCGCAAAAGATAGTTGGCACAAACGTTTTTTGGTGTAA
- a CDS encoding glycoside hydrolase family 3 N-terminal domain-containing protein: MKKELLIVVFISFVFNLSAQSVDPLIAKDAEAQDIWVDSILKNMSIDEKIGQLFMIQAYSNKDKKHEAYITNMIQKYHVGNLIFMQGTPEKQAVLTNKFQDSAKVPLLIGFDGEWGLDMRLKDTYRFPWNMTLGAIEKDSLITEFGKHLGMHCKRLGIHVNFAPVVDINTNPENPIIGNRSFGEDKENVTQKAIAFTKGMQSQGVLANAKHFPGHGDTATDSHHTLPVLNFDLARLDSVELYPYKRVFDAGMASVMTAHLSIASLEPDSRLPTSLSKNVVTNLLQQKLGFLGLVITDGLNMKGAANYATSAEINLAAIQAGNDLLLIPQEIPATVNMIKKAIELKTLTEERINFSVRKILKAKYWAGLNEYKPVVLNNLHEDLNSIEDELLHRELVKNSLTVLKNKNYNIPITNLEERKIAYVKLGDDSGYPFIDMLQNYGQVDEIYSENLDGLITKLKPYNMVIVGFHKSNANPWKSYKFTNKELVWLQEISRENNVILDVFASPYSLLQVKSFTNIEGIIVSYQNSKLAQELSAQLIFGAFGAKGKLPVSIKSDFLEGSGFFTSNLSRFEYTIPEAAQLSSIKLKKIDSLATIILKEKMAPGFQVVVARHGKIVLEKSYGHHTDDTSRKVKNSDVYDLASLTKILASLPLVMKAEEEKKISLNEKLQDLLPGFKGSNKAAVSVREILSHYGRLKAWIPFYVATQDSITHKNLPAFYSNKQSERFSLNVAKNLYINKSYKDSIYKYIKEADQRTTAGYKYSDLGYYLLQEAIENTYEKPLNTLVDEEFYQSLGANRTTYLPLQKFPANEIIPTEKDNYYRNQLVQGYVHDMGAAMLGGVGGHAGLFANANDVAKIMQMYLQKGYYGGKRYLKTETLDKFNHRYFSDMQVRRGLGFDKPQLNPKVKATCGCVSDESFGHSGFTGTYTWADPKSGIVYVFLSNRVYPTAANMSLVRSNMRTEIQQVIQDAIIN, translated from the coding sequence ATGAAGAAAGAGTTATTAATAGTCGTTTTTATAAGTTTTGTTTTTAATTTATCTGCACAAAGTGTAGATCCTTTAATAGCGAAAGATGCAGAGGCGCAAGATATTTGGGTAGATAGTATTTTAAAAAATATGTCGATTGATGAGAAGATTGGTCAGCTTTTTATGATACAAGCCTATTCTAATAAAGACAAAAAGCACGAAGCTTATATTACCAATATGATTCAAAAATATCATGTGGGTAATTTAATTTTTATGCAAGGAACTCCTGAAAAACAAGCGGTACTTACTAATAAATTTCAAGATTCGGCAAAAGTACCTTTGTTAATTGGTTTTGATGGAGAATGGGGCTTGGACATGCGTTTAAAAGATACCTATAGATTTCCTTGGAACATGACTTTGGGTGCTATTGAAAAAGATTCTTTAATTACTGAATTCGGTAAGCATTTGGGGATGCATTGTAAGCGATTGGGAATTCATGTAAACTTTGCGCCAGTTGTAGATATTAATACAAATCCAGAAAACCCAATTATTGGAAACAGATCTTTTGGTGAAGATAAAGAAAACGTAACCCAGAAAGCGATTGCGTTTACAAAAGGGATGCAAAGTCAAGGGGTTTTGGCAAATGCAAAACATTTTCCGGGGCATGGAGATACCGCAACAGATTCTCACCATACATTACCCGTTTTAAATTTTGATTTAGCGCGCTTAGATTCTGTTGAATTGTATCCATACAAAAGAGTTTTTGATGCTGGTATGGCAAGTGTTATGACGGCACATTTAAGTATTGCTAGTTTAGAACCAGATAGTAGATTGCCTACTTCTTTGTCTAAAAATGTAGTGACTAATTTATTGCAGCAAAAATTAGGCTTCTTAGGCTTGGTAATTACCGATGGTTTAAATATGAAGGGTGCTGCTAATTATGCTACTTCGGCAGAAATTAATTTGGCAGCTATACAAGCAGGGAATGATTTACTGTTAATTCCGCAAGAGATTCCTGCTACGGTAAATATGATTAAAAAGGCTATTGAGTTAAAGACATTAACAGAAGAAAGAATCAATTTTTCTGTTCGTAAAATATTAAAAGCGAAATATTGGGCAGGTTTAAATGAATATAAACCAGTAGTCTTAAATAATTTGCATGAAGACTTAAATTCAATTGAAGATGAATTATTGCATAGAGAATTGGTGAAGAATTCTTTAACTGTTCTCAAAAATAAAAACTATAATATACCTATTACAAATTTAGAAGAAAGAAAAATTGCATATGTAAAATTAGGCGACGATTCTGGATATCCTTTTATTGATATGCTTCAAAATTATGGACAAGTAGATGAGATTTATAGTGAAAATTTAGACGGACTTATAACAAAATTGAAACCTTATAACATGGTAATCGTTGGTTTTCATAAATCGAATGCTAACCCATGGAAAAGTTATAAGTTTACAAATAAAGAATTGGTTTGGTTGCAAGAAATATCTAGAGAGAATAATGTAATTTTAGATGTTTTTGCAAGTCCTTATAGTTTATTACAGGTAAAATCTTTTACAAATATAGAAGGCATTATTGTGTCATACCAAAATAGTAAATTGGCCCAAGAACTCTCTGCTCAATTAATTTTTGGAGCTTTTGGAGCAAAAGGGAAGTTGCCTGTTTCTATTAAAAGTGATTTTTTAGAAGGTAGTGGTTTCTTTACCTCAAACCTAAGTAGATTTGAATATACTATACCAGAAGCAGCCCAATTATCTTCTATAAAATTAAAAAAGATAGATTCTTTAGCTACCATTATTTTAAAGGAAAAAATGGCACCTGGTTTTCAGGTTGTAGTGGCAAGACATGGTAAAATTGTCTTAGAGAAAAGTTACGGTCATCACACAGATGATACGTCTAGAAAAGTAAAAAATTCTGACGTGTATGATTTGGCTTCCCTTACTAAAATTTTAGCCTCTTTACCTTTAGTGATGAAAGCAGAAGAAGAGAAGAAAATTTCTTTAAATGAAAAACTTCAAGATCTTTTACCAGGTTTTAAAGGATCTAATAAAGCAGCGGTTTCTGTTAGAGAAATCCTTTCACATTACGGACGTTTAAAAGCGTGGATTCCTTTTTATGTGGCAACTCAAGATAGTATAACGCATAAAAATTTACCTGCTTTTTATAGTAATAAACAATCGGAAAGATTTTCACTAAACGTGGCAAAAAACTTATATATAAACAAGAGTTATAAAGACAGTATTTATAAATATATTAAAGAAGCAGACCAAAGAACAACTGCAGGTTATAAATACAGCGATTTAGGATATTATTTATTGCAAGAAGCGATAGAAAATACTTATGAAAAACCTTTAAATACCTTGGTAGATGAAGAGTTTTACCAATCTTTAGGTGCTAATAGAACTACTTATTTACCACTTCAAAAGTTTCCTGCAAACGAAATTATACCTACCGAAAAAGACAACTATTACCGTAACCAATTAGTACAAGGTTATGTGCATGATATGGGAGCTGCGATGTTAGGTGGAGTAGGTGGGCATGCAGGTTTATTTGCCAATGCAAATGATGTTGCAAAAATTATGCAGATGTATTTACAGAAAGGATATTATGGTGGTAAAAGGTATTTAAAAACAGAAACCTTAGACAAATTTAACCATCGTTATTTTTCAGATATGCAGGTGCGTAGAGGTTTAGGTTTCGATAAACCGCAGTTAAACCCTAAGGTAAAAGCAACTTGTGGCTGTGTATCCGACGAGAGTTTTGGGCATTCTGGTTTTACAGGTACTTACACTTGGGCAGATCCAAAAAGTGGAATTGTATATGTGTTTTTGTCTAATAGAGTGTACCCTACAGCAGCAAACATGAGTTTGGTAAGGAGTAATATGCGTACAGAAATTCAGCAAGTTATTCAGGATGCTATTATAAATTAA
- a CDS encoding toxin-antitoxin system YwqK family antitoxin, producing the protein MRKTIALIMIILCSAFSFGQEQKAITITYGAEKEVIPNIGDTIREYNSTKILKKIKFRSLEKFTIQEYTENGDLYKLTTFPLENLKNKSLTKYHPNGNIILIANYDNGIVDGYFQKFYANGKPMKIGTYKKMKKIGEWKYFNENGKLTKQENYENGKLIN; encoded by the coding sequence ATGAGAAAAACGATTGCATTAATAATGATAATCTTATGTTCTGCATTCTCTTTTGGCCAAGAACAAAAAGCAATAACGATTACTTATGGGGCTGAAAAAGAAGTAATCCCAAATATTGGAGATACTATAAGAGAATACAATTCAACTAAAATACTTAAAAAAATAAAATTTAGGAGTTTAGAAAAATTCACTATTCAAGAATATACAGAAAATGGCGACTTGTATAAATTAACAACCTTTCCATTAGAAAACCTTAAAAATAAAAGCTTGACTAAATATCACCCAAATGGAAATATTATTTTAATAGCAAACTATGATAACGGAATTGTTGATGGATATTTTCAAAAATTTTATGCTAATGGAAAACCTATGAAAATTGGTACTTATAAAAAAATGAAAAAAATAGGAGAATGGAAATATTTTAATGAAAATGGTAAATTAACAAAACAAGAAAATTATGAAAACGGGAAGTTAATTAATTAA
- a CDS encoding 1-acyl-sn-glycerol-3-phosphate acyltransferase, whose translation MEISQIWFRLVRLYVKLGLFFYTKEIKVVGLKNVPKKGAVLFAINHPNGLIDPLIVTTNNPRASYFLVKAAAFKNPIIEKILNSLNLIAIYRMRDGIDQLAKNEEVFNKCYDIFNRGKSLMIFPEGSDCRDRTVRPLSKGFTRIVYGAIEKYPDLQIQVVPVGLTYQNASHFPCKVALHYGAPINASEIYANNIPSKSINILKNEVVNQLKGLSVHVEKDENYDTILTKLNDAQVDFTEVKKVQEMIKTNTFPPKKEGSKNYLKPLYYLILLNSLIHYIIYKKQAKKNPDIDFVDTFRFTYNLFILPVFYALQAFIVSYFFDNKIGLFYFTFSCFIIFIYSKLSPTNTEANS comes from the coding sequence ATGGAAATTTCACAAATATGGTTTCGTTTAGTGCGTTTGTACGTTAAACTCGGACTCTTTTTTTACACAAAAGAAATAAAAGTAGTGGGTTTAAAAAACGTACCAAAAAAAGGAGCTGTACTTTTTGCTATAAACCACCCAAACGGATTGATAGATCCTTTAATTGTAACTACTAATAACCCAAGAGCTAGTTATTTTTTAGTAAAAGCGGCTGCTTTTAAAAACCCAATTATAGAAAAAATTCTAAATTCTTTAAATCTAATAGCCATTTATAGAATGCGAGACGGCATCGATCAATTGGCAAAAAACGAGGAAGTTTTTAATAAATGTTATGACATTTTTAATAGAGGAAAATCTTTAATGATTTTCCCAGAAGGTAGCGATTGTAGAGACAGAACCGTAAGACCTTTAAGTAAAGGTTTTACTAGAATTGTATATGGAGCTATTGAAAAATATCCTGATTTACAGATACAAGTAGTACCTGTTGGACTTACGTATCAAAATGCATCTCACTTTCCTTGTAAAGTAGCGCTGCATTATGGAGCACCTATTAATGCTAGTGAAATTTACGCAAACAATATCCCTAGTAAATCTATTAACATTTTAAAAAACGAAGTTGTAAATCAATTAAAAGGACTCTCTGTTCATGTAGAAAAAGATGAAAATTATGATACTATTTTAACGAAGCTAAATGATGCGCAAGTAGATTTTACAGAAGTAAAAAAAGTACAAGAGATGATTAAGACAAATACATTTCCACCTAAAAAAGAAGGCTCTAAAAACTATTTAAAACCGTTGTACTATTTAATTCTCCTAAATAGTTTGATTCATTATATAATTTATAAAAAGCAAGCGAAAAAAAATCCGGATATCGATTTTGTAGATACTTTTAGGTTTACCTATAACTTGTTTATTTTACCTGTTTTTTATGCACTCCAAGCTTTTATAGTTTCGTATTTCTTTGACAACAAAATAGGACTCTTTTATTTTACTTTTAGCTGTTTTATAATATTTATATATAGCAAGTTGTCACCAACAAATACAGAAGCTAACTCTTAA